One genomic region from Dehalobacter restrictus DSM 9455 encodes:
- a CDS encoding peptide chain release factor 3: MEKTTNQNQIKPRRTFAIISHPDAGKTTLTEKLLFFGGAIRLAGTVKGRKAAKYATSDWMQIEKERGISVTSSAMQFSYNGIHINILDTPGHEDFSEDTYRTLMAADSAVMLIDLVKGVEAQTIKLFKVCRMRGIPIFTFINKLDRFGKDPLDVLQEIEDVLGINTVPLNWPVGMGKDFSAIYDRRHQCLELYRDGERKRIEAGERGLEDPALKDCLEPALYDKLREDLELLDIAGDPFDEEMIQEGMLSPVFFGSALSSIGVQTFLEQFLEMAPEPRPQKSSVGYIQPTDPQFSGFIFKIQANMNPAHRDRIAFMRVCSGRFERGMAANHVRSGKKIKLPQPQQFLAQERDILEEAYPGDVVGLFDPGIFRIGDTLSEEGTFEFEKLPQFAPEYFAKIINLDFSKYKQFQKGIKQLTEEGTVQVFRTFMDGPEELIVGVVGKLQFEVLEYRLENEYGTRIQLHHLLHHMARWVRSDKLVDPANLRGLRNLCVKDQDDQMVVLLEDEYYLDRLKDKYPEITFHTSSND, translated from the coding sequence AATTATTTCTCACCCGGATGCTGGGAAAACGACCTTAACAGAAAAGCTGCTGTTTTTTGGCGGGGCTATCCGGCTGGCTGGTACGGTAAAAGGAAGAAAAGCAGCCAAGTATGCAACTTCCGACTGGATGCAGATTGAAAAAGAACGTGGCATTTCCGTAACTTCGAGCGCCATGCAGTTTTCATATAACGGAATTCATATCAATATTTTAGATACACCCGGGCACGAAGATTTTAGTGAAGATACCTATCGCACGCTGATGGCAGCCGACAGCGCCGTCATGCTAATCGATCTGGTCAAAGGTGTCGAAGCCCAGACCATCAAGCTGTTTAAAGTCTGCCGGATGAGAGGCATACCGATTTTTACGTTTATTAACAAGCTGGACCGTTTTGGCAAAGACCCGCTGGATGTCCTTCAAGAGATTGAGGATGTTTTAGGCATTAATACGGTTCCTTTGAATTGGCCGGTCGGAATGGGAAAAGATTTCAGTGCAATCTACGACCGGCGGCATCAATGTCTGGAGCTTTACCGGGACGGCGAACGGAAACGGATTGAGGCGGGCGAACGCGGACTTGAAGATCCCGCTCTCAAAGACTGTCTCGAACCTGCCTTATATGATAAGCTTCGCGAAGATCTGGAATTATTGGATATTGCAGGGGATCCGTTTGACGAGGAAATGATTCAGGAGGGGATGCTGTCTCCGGTCTTCTTCGGCAGCGCGCTGAGCAGTATTGGCGTCCAAACTTTTCTGGAGCAGTTCCTGGAAATGGCGCCTGAGCCAAGACCGCAAAAAAGTTCGGTTGGCTACATTCAGCCGACCGATCCTCAATTTTCAGGTTTCATTTTTAAGATTCAGGCCAATATGAACCCGGCCCACAGGGACCGGATTGCGTTTATGCGGGTCTGTTCGGGCAGGTTCGAACGCGGAATGGCAGCCAATCATGTCCGAAGCGGCAAGAAGATCAAGCTTCCACAACCACAGCAGTTCTTGGCACAGGAACGCGATATCCTGGAAGAGGCATATCCCGGAGATGTGGTGGGTTTGTTTGATCCGGGCATTTTTCGGATCGGCGATACCCTGAGTGAGGAAGGGACCTTTGAATTCGAAAAGCTGCCGCAGTTTGCGCCGGAGTATTTTGCCAAGATTATCAATCTGGATTTTTCCAAGTACAAACAGTTTCAGAAGGGAATCAAGCAGCTGACGGAAGAAGGGACAGTGCAGGTCTTCCGGACCTTTATGGATGGGCCGGAGGAACTGATTGTCGGCGTTGTGGGAAAGCTTCAGTTTGAAGTCCTGGAATACCGCCTCGAAAATGAATATGGAACAAGAATTCAGCTTCATCATCTTCTGCATCATATGGCCCGCTGGGTCAGAAGCGACAAACTTGTTGATCCGGCCAATTTGCGCGGACTCCGTAATCTGTGCGTCAAAGATCAGGATGACCAGATGGTCGTTCTTCTTGAGGACGAATACTACCTGGACAGACTGAAGGATAAGTACCCGGAGATTACGTTCCATACATCCTCTAACGACTAG
- the ligD gene encoding non-homologous end-joining DNA ligase — MNLEVDGKTLTITNPEKLLWPDLGIRKLDYLKILLELAPYLLPHVKDRLLTTIRYPDGFQGKSFFQKNIPDYAPGWIPTIEWRDNQYIILASEAILIWLGNQACLEFHIPFNPYDRDQYPSALVFDLDPSEGQTFEDVTEAALLIFEELQALQITSYIKTSGASGLQIHIPTGGKYDYDTARKINEFFAVYFSQKYPRQITLERSVAKRGHKLYFDYLQMWQGKTIISPYSPRATAYASVAAPLEWGELRHGVKPQDLNLLNISSRLKDKGDLFAPLKNGQNSRSCQDLDFILEKI; from the coding sequence ATGAACCTGGAAGTTGACGGCAAAACGCTCACTATAACCAATCCTGAAAAATTATTATGGCCTGACCTCGGTATCCGCAAGCTTGATTATTTGAAAATCCTGCTGGAATTAGCCCCGTACCTTCTGCCTCACGTCAAAGACCGTCTACTGACGACGATCCGTTATCCTGATGGTTTCCAGGGCAAGTCCTTCTTTCAGAAAAACATCCCTGATTATGCCCCTGGGTGGATTCCGACGATCGAATGGCGGGATAATCAGTATATCATTTTAGCATCAGAAGCAATCCTCATTTGGCTCGGAAACCAGGCCTGTCTGGAATTCCACATTCCATTTAACCCCTATGACAGGGATCAGTATCCTTCTGCACTGGTTTTCGATCTGGACCCTTCCGAAGGTCAGACCTTTGAGGATGTCACGGAAGCGGCCCTGCTGATTTTTGAAGAGCTTCAAGCGCTTCAGATTACAAGCTATATCAAAACTTCCGGGGCAAGCGGACTTCAGATCCATATTCCGACAGGCGGGAAGTATGATTACGATACCGCCAGAAAAATCAACGAATTTTTTGCGGTTTATTTCAGCCAGAAATACCCCCGGCAAATTACCCTGGAGCGCAGTGTCGCCAAAAGAGGCCATAAGCTCTATTTTGACTATCTGCAGATGTGGCAGGGTAAAACCATCATCAGTCCTTATTCTCCAAGGGCAACGGCCTACGCCTCCGTTGCCGCTCCGCTGGAATGGGGGGAGCTGCGGCACGGGGTCAAACCCCAGGATCTTAATCTGCTGAATATCAGCAGCAGGCTGAAAGATAAAGGAGATCTCTTTGCTCCGCTGAAAAATGGACAGAACAGCAGGAGCTGCCAAGATCTCGACTTTATCCTTGAAAAAATTTAA
- the ligD gene encoding non-homologous end-joining DNA ligase has translation MKLLEVMEPVLSSEIRTGDAWIHQIKWDGIRGLSYIEDGSVQIYTKSGRERTSFYPEIQIAPKLLNGHQAVLDGELVVFNTGNRPSFHLIMNRERLRNSSNLPVYQQKYPVCYILFDLLFFNGTDLRNRPLEERQDLLRTKVSSSSNITVTDDFTDGSALFKLMKERNYEGIVSKRKNSRYQAGKKHNDWFKTKISKKILAIVGGLSWKEQFPNSLLLGIFQGDQYLYIGNASLGLAQKDFQLLKAYASDYTQESSPFDNLKKMKDTTWLKPVLTCWVSFLEWTDSRSLRHPKIIGFSKDPASEAQGKEFITE, from the coding sequence ATGAAACTGCTGGAAGTAATGGAGCCTGTGCTGTCATCTGAAATCAGGACAGGTGATGCGTGGATCCACCAGATTAAATGGGACGGTATCAGAGGGTTATCCTATATTGAAGACGGCAGCGTCCAGATCTACACCAAAAGTGGCAGGGAGCGAACTTCTTTCTATCCTGAAATCCAGATAGCTCCAAAACTGCTGAACGGCCATCAGGCCGTACTGGATGGTGAACTGGTTGTTTTCAATACCGGGAACAGACCATCCTTTCATCTGATCATGAATCGGGAACGCCTCAGAAACAGTTCTAATCTGCCCGTCTATCAGCAAAAATACCCGGTCTGCTACATCTTGTTTGATCTTTTGTTCTTTAATGGCACAGACTTGCGTAACCGTCCTCTAGAAGAGAGACAAGATCTTCTTCGGACCAAGGTGTCATCTTCTTCCAACATCACGGTTACCGATGATTTTACGGACGGTTCAGCTCTGTTTAAGCTAATGAAAGAAAGAAATTACGAGGGAATCGTTAGCAAGAGAAAGAACAGCCGTTACCAAGCTGGCAAAAAACATAATGACTGGTTCAAAACCAAAATCAGCAAAAAAATCCTGGCCATTGTCGGCGGATTATCCTGGAAAGAGCAATTTCCAAACTCACTGCTGCTTGGTATCTTCCAGGGAGACCAGTACCTCTACATCGGGAATGCGAGTCTTGGACTGGCCCAGAAAGACTTCCAGCTTCTCAAGGCTTACGCTTCGGATTATACCCAGGAAAGCAGCCCGTTCGACAACCTTAAAAAAATGAAGGATACGACCTGGCTCAAACCGGTCTTGACCTGCTGGGTAAGTTTCCTGGAATGGACAGACAGCAGGAGTCTCCGCCACCCTAAAATTATTGGTTTCAGCAAAGATCCTGCCTCTGAAGCCCAAGGAAAGGAATTCATCACGGAATGA
- a CDS encoding Ku protein encodes MHTMWKGSISFGLVNIPIKMFAATEEKDIHFRYIHKECSTPLKYEKHCPTCNKEVKEEEIVRGYEYETGHFIIINETDLIALKSEVEEKSIEILDFINLAEIDPIYYDKSYYLAPQDTGGKAYHLLRQSMNDTGKIALAKMTIRNKQTLAALRVYNKVLVLETIFYPDEIRPVSEVPGISEQQGVNEKELDIATQLITNLTAPFEPEKYKDNYREALRELINKKIEGREIEVAPEAPHRNVIDLMEALQASLKETKKKPSRGKTKTAEKPTRILMPRKRKRQPQASTLSTLK; translated from the coding sequence ATGCATACAATGTGGAAAGGTTCCATAAGTTTTGGTTTGGTCAATATTCCCATCAAAATGTTTGCTGCTACCGAAGAGAAGGACATCCATTTCAGATACATCCATAAGGAGTGCAGTACCCCTCTTAAGTATGAAAAGCATTGTCCGACATGTAACAAAGAAGTAAAAGAAGAGGAAATCGTTCGTGGGTACGAATATGAAACCGGTCATTTTATTATTATCAATGAGACAGATCTTATTGCCTTAAAATCTGAAGTGGAAGAGAAGTCAATTGAAATCCTTGATTTTATTAATCTTGCAGAAATTGATCCGATTTATTACGACAAATCCTATTACCTAGCACCGCAGGATACCGGCGGCAAAGCCTATCATCTCCTGCGACAGTCCATGAATGATACCGGCAAAATTGCCCTGGCTAAAATGACTATCCGCAATAAACAGACGCTGGCTGCCTTAAGGGTTTACAATAAGGTCCTGGTCCTGGAAACCATTTTCTATCCAGATGAAATAAGACCCGTCAGCGAGGTACCGGGAATCAGCGAGCAGCAGGGTGTCAACGAAAAAGAGCTTGATATCGCGACCCAGCTGATTACCAACTTAACTGCACCATTCGAGCCGGAAAAATATAAGGATAATTACCGGGAAGCACTGAGAGAGCTGATCAACAAAAAGATTGAAGGCAGGGAAATAGAAGTCGCACCTGAAGCGCCCCACCGTAATGTCATTGACTTGATGGAAGCCCTTCAGGCCAGTTTAAAAGAAACCAAGAAGAAACCTTCCAGGGGCAAAACAAAGACTGCAGAAAAACCAACCCGGATACTGATGCCCAGGAAGAGAAAAAGACAACCGCAAGCTAGTACCTTGTCAACTCTAAAATAA
- a CDS encoding NAD(P)H-dependent flavin oxidoreductase, whose product MKLPVLRVGGLIPKYPIIQGGMAIRISTFQLAAAVANAGGIGIIAATSLDETELKGEIRKAREKSKGIIGINIMFAATRFKELVCAALEEGIDLIIQGAGFSRDIFRWCAEAKTPLVPIVSTAKLARISESLGAAAVVVEGKEAGGHLGTDQSMRILVPEVKAAISIPVIAAGGIVDTGDLQEAFSLGADGVQMGIRFAASEEANGAPALKEAYLRATAEDIVIIQSPVGLPGRAIRNKFTDEILSGKVKSPQICEGCLKKCTATFCIKEALINAQQGNLDQGLIFSGQYIEKITEILPAGKMISDLVKEYEEIEEM is encoded by the coding sequence TTGAAGTTACCTGTGTTAAGAGTAGGAGGTCTGATCCCGAAGTATCCGATCATCCAGGGCGGGATGGCTATTAGAATTTCCACTTTTCAGCTGGCTGCGGCTGTGGCCAACGCTGGTGGAATAGGGATTATTGCTGCGACGTCTTTGGATGAAACTGAGTTAAAAGGTGAAATCAGGAAGGCCAGGGAGAAATCCAAAGGAATCATCGGAATAAATATTATGTTTGCAGCAACGCGTTTCAAAGAACTTGTCTGCGCTGCGTTGGAAGAAGGCATTGACCTGATTATCCAGGGAGCCGGTTTTTCCAGGGATATTTTTCGCTGGTGCGCTGAGGCAAAAACCCCTTTAGTCCCGATTGTATCGACGGCCAAGCTTGCCAGGATTTCTGAAAGCTTGGGAGCGGCAGCGGTCGTAGTAGAAGGGAAAGAAGCGGGAGGACATCTCGGAACAGATCAGTCCATGAGAATTCTTGTTCCTGAGGTCAAGGCGGCTATTTCTATCCCGGTCATTGCGGCAGGAGGCATTGTGGATACGGGAGATTTACAGGAGGCGTTTAGCCTTGGTGCTGACGGCGTGCAAATGGGGATCCGTTTTGCAGCCAGTGAAGAGGCGAACGGAGCACCGGCCCTCAAAGAAGCTTATCTGAGAGCAACGGCAGAAGATATTGTCATCATTCAAAGTCCCGTCGGGCTGCCCGGGAGAGCAATCCGAAATAAATTTACAGATGAAATCCTTTCGGGGAAAGTAAAATCCCCACAAATATGTGAGGGCTGTTTAAAAAAATGCACAGCAACTTTTTGCATAAAGGAGGCCTTGATCAATGCTCAACAGGGTAATTTGGATCAGGGACTGATTTTTTCAGGACAATATATTGAAAAGATAACTGAAATCCTACCTGCAGGGAAAATGATCAGTGATTTGGTTAAAGAATATGAGGAAATTGAGGAAATGTGA
- a CDS encoding alpha/beta-type small acid-soluble spore protein, which translates to MNSGPQEYAQYLNNAKYEVANELGIQLNKGYNGDITSRDAGRIGGQIGGKIGGNMVKKMIEFAESNMVNNGGRL; encoded by the coding sequence ATGAACAGCGGACCGCAGGAATATGCGCAGTATCTGAACAACGCCAAATATGAAGTAGCCAATGAATTGGGCATCCAGTTAAACAAGGGATATAACGGAGACATCACATCAAGGGATGCCGGCCGGATTGGCGGTCAAATTGGCGGAAAAATCGGTGGAAATATGGTTAAAAAGATGATTGAATTTGCCGAAAGTAACATGGTGAACAACGGTGGAAGACTCTAG
- a CDS encoding C40 family peptidase: MQVALPLAESNQPTFVPKQVIGLTALLLAGTAVVPSNPYALQEIASLRTKITAAPAKTVDESPMQTDNIRIMEEKAGESSFSCVNVSTLSLIEASKEKAEIQAGIVASVLNWNGTAYKWGGRSRSGVDCSGLVQRVFLENGIQLPRTSYEQFREGVGIPKTRLEPGDLIFFHTNGAGASHVGIYLGDNKFISAAKHCVQVSSLDERYWAEHYRGSRRVIA; this comes from the coding sequence ATGCAAGTTGCGCTCCCTTTGGCAGAATCCAATCAGCCCACCTTCGTTCCAAAACAGGTGATTGGCCTAACAGCACTTCTACTGGCCGGAACTGCCGTAGTCCCCTCAAATCCTTATGCCCTGCAGGAAATTGCCTCCTTGCGTACTAAGATTACGGCAGCTCCTGCTAAAACGGTTGACGAAAGCCCTATGCAGACCGACAATATTAGAATCATGGAGGAAAAAGCTGGCGAGAGCAGCTTTTCTTGTGTAAATGTCAGTACCCTTTCCCTCATAGAAGCAAGCAAAGAAAAAGCAGAAATTCAGGCCGGTATCGTAGCTTCGGTACTAAACTGGAATGGGACTGCCTATAAATGGGGCGGCCGGTCGAGATCCGGTGTCGACTGTTCAGGGCTGGTTCAAAGAGTATTTCTTGAGAATGGAATTCAACTTCCAAGGACATCGTATGAACAATTCAGAGAGGGGGTCGGAATACCCAAAACAAGATTAGAACCTGGTGATCTGATCTTTTTTCATACCAACGGAGCCGGAGCAAGTCATGTTGGAATCTATCTCGGTGATAACAAGTTTATTTCTGCGGCCAAGCATTGCGTTCAGGTTTCTTCACTGGATGAACGTTACTGGGCGGAGCATTACCGGGGCAGCAGAAGAGTGATCGCATGA
- the serA gene encoding phosphoglycerate dehydrogenase has translation MKILVNNKVAEAGIQLLREEHDVDTYCTLSQEELIKMIPKYDALVIRGDTIVSSEVIEAGRNLKVIGRAGLEVEHIDIQAATKQGIVVLNAPQGNSASSIEYTIGMILALARRIPQAYSSVKRGEWQRQKFLGMELKEKVLGIIGLGRVGMGVAKRAKAFDMKVIAYDPFLSDDKGRELGIELVDLDEILSKADYLTLHIPATVDTRNLLNKDAFSKMKKGIKIINCARGGIIDEEALIWALQEEIVSGAALDAFAEEPLQPDHPLVKMENVVCTPRIASRTQEAENEVAVCAARGVLAALRSEPVSTSLNIPPVSRDVMNMIKPYLHLMQKMCVLAVKLTEGRIKNIEVRYNGDISTADTKMLTLAAIKEVLNPILQEEVNIVNAPEVAKERGITVKEIKSKEAQSFVDLISITVKTDLTEHKVASTLFGKSEQRIVEIDDFRVEIDPSGWFLLISHEDYPGMIGKVGTVLGEHNINITSMQVGKISSMSRNIMIVGIQTEADSEVIGKLKEIKGTENVEEIFFNKYLS, from the coding sequence ATGAAGATTTTGGTGAATAACAAAGTGGCAGAGGCTGGAATTCAACTGCTGCGTGAAGAACATGACGTGGATACATATTGTACATTATCTCAGGAAGAACTGATCAAAATGATTCCGAAATATGATGCTCTGGTCATCAGAGGCGATACGATTGTCAGCAGTGAAGTCATTGAAGCCGGCAGGAATTTGAAAGTAATCGGAAGGGCTGGTCTGGAAGTTGAGCATATCGATATTCAGGCAGCCACAAAGCAGGGGATTGTTGTCCTGAATGCCCCTCAGGGCAACAGTGCTTCTTCCATTGAATATACCATCGGGATGATCCTGGCTCTGGCCAGAAGGATTCCTCAGGCTTATTCCTCTGTCAAGCGCGGAGAGTGGCAAAGACAGAAGTTCCTAGGAATGGAGCTGAAAGAAAAGGTCTTGGGCATCATCGGCCTGGGGCGGGTCGGCATGGGCGTGGCCAAGCGGGCCAAAGCGTTCGATATGAAAGTGATTGCCTATGACCCGTTTTTAAGTGATGATAAAGGCAGAGAGCTGGGGATTGAGCTGGTGGATCTGGATGAGATCTTAAGTAAAGCAGATTACCTGACACTGCATATTCCGGCGACAGTTGACACGCGCAATCTGCTGAATAAAGATGCGTTTTCCAAAATGAAAAAGGGCATCAAGATTATTAACTGTGCCAGAGGCGGAATCATTGATGAGGAAGCTTTGATCTGGGCACTGCAGGAAGAGATTGTGTCCGGGGCAGCTTTGGATGCGTTTGCTGAAGAACCTCTTCAGCCAGATCATCCGCTGGTGAAGATGGAGAATGTGGTCTGCACTCCCAGGATTGCCTCCCGGACGCAGGAAGCTGAAAACGAGGTTGCGGTTTGCGCAGCCCGCGGCGTGCTCGCTGCGCTGAGATCCGAACCGGTTTCAACTTCACTGAATATTCCGCCTGTATCAAGAGATGTCATGAATATGATCAAGCCTTACCTTCACTTGATGCAAAAAATGTGTGTTCTGGCTGTCAAACTGACTGAAGGAAGAATAAAAAACATTGAAGTCCGCTATAATGGAGATATCAGCACTGCGGATACCAAAATGCTGACGTTGGCAGCCATAAAAGAGGTCTTAAATCCAATCCTTCAGGAAGAGGTCAATATTGTCAACGCGCCTGAAGTTGCGAAAGAACGCGGCATAACCGTCAAGGAGATCAAAAGCAAAGAGGCACAAAGCTTTGTTGATCTGATCAGCATTACCGTTAAAACTGATTTGACTGAGCATAAGGTAGCAAGTACGCTTTTCGGCAAAAGTGAACAGCGGATTGTGGAGATCGACGATTTCAGGGTTGAAATAGATCCTTCGGGATGGTTCCTGCTTATCTCACATGAGGATTATCCGGGAATGATCGGCAAAGTCGGGACTGTATTGGGTGAGCATAACATCAACATTACCAGTATGCAGGTTGGCAAAATCAGTTCCATGAGCAGAAACATTATGATTGTTGGTATTCAAACCGAAGCCGATTCGGAAGTCATCGGCAAATTGAAAGAGATTAAGGGAACCGAAAATGTTGAAGAGATTTTCTTCAATAAATATCTGTCCTAA
- a CDS encoding TIM barrel protein — MSIKFGTAGVPLSSAETSTEAGILRIRELGMDAMEVEFVHGVRMKEDKALKTGGTAKKERVSLSCHAPYYINLNSSETEKIEASKTRIIHTARIGRILGAGSIVFHPAFYSGDTSATVLARVVKELSDVRQELDQEGNQVILRPETTGKPSQFGDLGETIKIAQEVPGVLPCIDFSHLHARANGQFNSYDEFCAILEQTAEGLGEKWTSNAHFHISGIEYGPKGEKRHLVLQEADLKYREILKACLSFGIQGTVICESPKLEEDALILQKTYQELKAEH, encoded by the coding sequence ATGAGCATCAAGTTTGGCACGGCCGGAGTGCCTTTGTCTTCCGCGGAAACATCCACCGAGGCCGGAATCCTAAGAATCAGGGAACTTGGAATGGATGCGATGGAAGTCGAGTTCGTTCACGGGGTCAGAATGAAGGAAGATAAAGCGTTAAAGACCGGGGGAACTGCGAAAAAAGAACGCGTATCCCTGTCTTGTCATGCGCCTTACTATATCAACCTGAACTCCAGTGAAACGGAAAAAATTGAGGCAAGCAAAACAAGGATTATTCATACTGCCAGGATTGGCAGGATACTTGGGGCCGGAAGCATCGTCTTTCATCCGGCATTTTATTCCGGGGATACTTCGGCTACCGTCTTAGCCAGAGTAGTCAAAGAACTCAGCGATGTCCGGCAGGAACTTGATCAGGAAGGCAATCAAGTCATCCTGAGGCCTGAAACGACAGGCAAACCCTCCCAGTTTGGCGATCTCGGTGAAACGATCAAAATAGCGCAGGAGGTTCCGGGTGTATTGCCCTGTATTGATTTCAGCCATCTGCATGCCAGAGCCAATGGTCAATTCAATAGCTATGACGAGTTCTGCGCGATTCTTGAGCAGACAGCCGAAGGGCTTGGTGAGAAGTGGACAAGCAATGCGCATTTCCATATTTCCGGGATTGAATATGGTCCGAAAGGCGAAAAGAGACATCTCGTTTTGCAGGAAGCTGACCTGAAATACCGGGAAATCCTTAAAGCCTGCCTGAGCTTTGGCATCCAGGGAACCGTGATTTGTGAAAGTCCGAAGCTTGAGGAGGATGCTCTGATCCTGCAAAAGACCTATCAGGAGCTAAAGGCGGAGCATTAA
- a CDS encoding helix-turn-helix transcriptional regulator → MGRNIKIKVARAELDMTQKALAEQVGISRQTMNAIEQGEYNPTIKLCRAICKALGKSLDELFGEENENA, encoded by the coding sequence ATGGGTAGAAACATTAAAATCAAGGTTGCCCGCGCGGAGCTGGATATGACACAAAAGGCTCTGGCAGAGCAAGTTGGAATATCAAGGCAAACGATGAACGCCATCGAACAGGGCGAATATAATCCGACGATCAAGCTGTGCCGCGCCATCTGCAAAGCGCTGGGGAAAAGCCTGGATGAACTGTTTGGAGAGGAGAATGAAAATGCCTAA
- a CDS encoding DUF6773 family protein — protein sequence MPKNLLDEMQEQRLLKIEHYGVWFCFWALGVAIIVQQLLGLPFVQYAGEMIIFTILAVYLLVSCLKAGIWDRHLRPTLKTNLIISTITAIVFSSVVTVMKYIRYEACRENLFLTLGIFVIIAVQLFILCFIALWLTSRIYKKRRNCLEDNCEIEKNDR from the coding sequence ATGCCTAAAAACCTTCTGGATGAAATGCAGGAACAAAGATTACTGAAAATAGAGCATTACGGTGTATGGTTTTGCTTTTGGGCGCTGGGGGTGGCAATCATTGTTCAACAATTGTTGGGTTTGCCGTTTGTCCAATATGCTGGGGAGATGATCATTTTCACGATCCTTGCTGTGTATCTGCTGGTTAGCTGCCTGAAAGCGGGGATATGGGACCGTCATTTGCGGCCCACGCTCAAAACGAACCTGATCATCAGCACGATTACGGCGATCGTGTTCAGCTCGGTAGTGACAGTCATGAAATATATCAGATATGAGGCTTGTCGCGAAAACCTATTTCTAACGTTGGGGATATTTGTCATTATAGCTGTTCAACTCTTTATTTTATGCTTTATCGCCTTGTGGCTGACCAGCCGCATTTATAAGAAAAGAAGAAATTGCTTGGAGGATAACTGCGAAATAGAGAAAAATGATCGATGA
- a CDS encoding type II toxin-antitoxin system HicB family antitoxin has product MYGLKTRRGAGKLTPAEMRSKEWWKMKSKYVFPAIIEPDKISGKYMVIFPDLPGCGFEAEDFIQAYYWAGPRLEYHLYRMDKAYEHIPEASDTSGWEIAADAVVVQVAAGLPEYRRMFGPKFARKVIGFPSWLFQLGKKDEPMSVQNMREVLREKLGIDMLPENAHDLSEVFGNEDGSF; this is encoded by the coding sequence ATGTATGGCTTAAAGACGAGACGTGGAGCAGGCAAGCTCACCCCGGCGGAGATGCGCAGTAAAGAATGGTGGAAGATGAAGAGCAAATATGTTTTCCCGGCCATTATTGAGCCAGATAAAATAAGTGGCAAATATATGGTTATTTTCCCGGACTTGCCGGGTTGCGGCTTCGAAGCAGAGGATTTTATCCAGGCCTATTACTGGGCCGGTCCCAGGCTGGAGTATCATTTATATAGGATGGACAAAGCGTATGAGCACATCCCAGAAGCTTCAGATACTTCAGGCTGGGAAATCGCGGCGGACGCTGTCGTTGTTCAGGTAGCGGCCGGTCTGCCGGAGTACCGGAGAATGTTCGGCCCAAAATTCGCCAGAAAAGTCATCGGGTTTCCCAGCTGGCTTTTCCAATTAGGGAAAAAAGACGAGCCGATGTCTGTGCAGAACATGCGGGAGGTATTGAGGGAAAAGCTGGGGATTGACATGCTGCCTGAAAACGCTCATGATTTATCTGAAGTGTTCGGGAATGAAGACGGGTCGTTTTAA